A genomic stretch from Streptomyces fungicidicus includes:
- a CDS encoding beta-galactosidase produces MPETTPRGLTGLAFGGDYNPEQWPESVWDEDVRLMREAGVTMVSAGIFSWALLQPAPGVYDFGWLNRNLDLLHDAGIRVDLGTPTVVPPAWFYRAHPDALPVTEDGVRLEFGSRGAICHSNADYRAAAANITTKLAERYGDHPALAMWHVHNEYGVPVSACYCESCAAHFRRWLEREYGTVDGVNEAWGTAFWGQHYAAFDEINPPRRTPTVGNPAQALDYRRFADATMRENFTAERDILHRLSPGVPVTTNFMTALSQCDSVDYWAWGREADLVTNDHYLITDGRRTHVNLAMAADLTRSVAGGAPWLLLEHSTSGVNWQPRNPAKAPGQMARNSLAHVARGSDGAMFFQWRQSRRGAEKFHSAMLPHGGTETRVFREVTELGAAIDSLAPVRGTRTEADAAVLWDWHSWWAQNLDWRPSEDHDARERADAYYEALYDHHLTVDFAHPEADLSRYPLVVVPALYLMTEAAGSNLREYVENGGTLVVSYFSGIVDEHDAVHEGPYPGALRDVLGLTVEEFSPLLRGERVRLDGPDGAGLDADVWTEFVVPRGAETVWTYADGLTAGRPAVTRHRLGEGTAWYVSTRLGAEGLATLLGRAAEDARIAPRGDLPRDVEVVRRTGESGTFLFAINHTATDAKVPLETPGTELLTGERAAGRLAVPAGAVRVVRLDG; encoded by the coding sequence ATGCCGGAGACCACCCCCAGGGGCCTCACCGGGCTCGCCTTCGGTGGGGACTACAACCCCGAGCAGTGGCCGGAGTCCGTCTGGGACGAGGACGTACGGCTGATGCGGGAGGCCGGCGTCACCATGGTGAGCGCCGGGATCTTCTCCTGGGCCCTGCTCCAGCCCGCGCCCGGCGTGTACGACTTCGGCTGGCTCAACCGCAACCTGGACCTGCTGCACGACGCCGGCATCCGCGTCGACCTCGGCACCCCGACCGTGGTGCCGCCCGCCTGGTTCTACCGCGCCCACCCCGACGCGCTCCCCGTCACCGAGGACGGCGTACGGCTGGAGTTCGGCTCCCGCGGCGCCATCTGCCACAGCAACGCCGACTACCGCGCGGCCGCCGCGAACATCACCACCAAGCTCGCCGAGCGCTACGGCGACCACCCCGCGCTCGCGATGTGGCACGTCCACAACGAGTACGGCGTCCCCGTCTCCGCCTGCTACTGCGAGTCCTGCGCCGCCCACTTCCGCCGCTGGCTGGAGCGGGAGTACGGCACGGTGGACGGCGTCAACGAGGCCTGGGGCACCGCCTTCTGGGGCCAGCACTACGCCGCTTTCGACGAGATCAACCCGCCGCGCCGCACCCCGACGGTCGGCAACCCGGCCCAGGCGCTGGACTACCGGCGGTTCGCCGACGCCACCATGCGCGAGAACTTCACCGCCGAGCGGGACATCCTGCACCGTCTCTCCCCGGGCGTCCCGGTGACCACCAACTTCATGACCGCCCTCAGCCAGTGCGACTCCGTCGACTACTGGGCCTGGGGCCGCGAGGCCGACCTGGTCACCAACGACCACTACCTGATCACCGACGGCCGCCGCACCCACGTCAACCTCGCGATGGCCGCCGACCTCACCCGCTCCGTCGCCGGCGGCGCCCCCTGGCTGCTGCTGGAGCACTCCACCTCGGGCGTCAACTGGCAGCCCCGCAACCCCGCCAAGGCGCCCGGCCAGATGGCCCGCAACTCTCTGGCGCACGTGGCCCGCGGCTCCGACGGCGCCATGTTCTTCCAGTGGCGCCAGTCCCGGCGCGGCGCCGAGAAGTTCCACTCCGCGATGCTCCCGCACGGCGGCACCGAGACCCGTGTCTTCCGCGAGGTGACCGAACTCGGCGCGGCGATCGACTCGTTGGCGCCGGTCCGCGGCACCCGCACCGAGGCCGACGCCGCCGTGCTGTGGGACTGGCACTCCTGGTGGGCGCAGAACCTCGACTGGCGCCCCAGCGAGGACCACGACGCCCGCGAACGCGCCGACGCCTACTACGAGGCCCTCTACGACCACCACCTCACCGTCGACTTCGCCCACCCCGAGGCCGACTTGTCGAGGTATCCCCTTGTCGTCGTACCGGCCCTGTACCTGATGACGGAGGCGGCCGGGAGCAACCTCAGGGAGTACGTCGAGAACGGCGGGACCCTCGTGGTGTCGTACTTCTCCGGCATCGTCGACGAGCACGACGCCGTGCACGAGGGCCCCTACCCGGGCGCCCTGCGCGACGTCCTCGGCCTGACCGTCGAGGAGTTCTCGCCCCTGCTCCGGGGCGAGCGGGTCCGGCTTGACGGCCCCGACGGCGCCGGACTCGACGCCGACGTGTGGACCGAGTTCGTGGTGCCGCGCGGCGCCGAGACCGTGTGGACGTACGCCGACGGCCTCACCGCCGGCCGTCCCGCCGTCACCCGGCACCGGCTCGGCGAGGGCACCGCCTGGTACGTCTCCACCCGGCTGGGCGCCGAGGGCCTCGCCACCCTCCTCGGCCGCGCCGCCGAGGACGCCCGGATCGCCCCGCGCGGCGATCTGCCCCGCGACGTCGAAGTGGTGCGCCGCACGGGCGAGTCGGGCACCTTCCTGTTCGCGATCAACCACACCGCCACCGATGCCAAGGTGCCGCTGGAGACGCCCGGCACCGAACTGCTGACCGGTGAACGCGCCGCGGGACGCCTCGCGGTCCCGGCCGGAGCCGTCCGGGTCGTCCGACTCGACGGCTGA
- a CDS encoding glycoside hydrolase family 53 protein, giving the protein MFHPRRTLRALLPPLVAGLALTALPAPTATAASTLTNGGFETGGSGAAVPAGWSEYGDTAASYTEPGGRDGGHRLSHWSSSAYKVETYQYLSGLTDGDYRLTAWVRSGGGQNAAHLALKNCGGAEQRTDLPVSDSGWLRIVVPVRVTGGRCTVSVTSDAKAGNWLNVDDLTFTPGTSGLSVKGADISSLPKSEARGGVYRTASGTAGDPVAILKSAGMNYARLKVWVDPADGFNDKARVLALAKRIKAQGMKLLVDFHYSDAWADPGKQNKPAAWAGHGYGQLKKDVYDHTYDVLSALKSQGTTADMVQVGNEINGGMLWNEGSSANWPQLAGLLNSGYDAVKAVSPSTVAALHLAEGGDLDGTRWWFDNAVSHGVRFDAIGLSYYGYWHGTLHDFQTTLDDAATRYGKPVFVAETAYPFRLDSEDGLENIIDLDSELVPGYPASTAGQTRWMNDVASIVEAVPNGRGLGVFYWEATWTARTGNGWDPADPSSGNGWENQALFGYDDRALPATAWFRHR; this is encoded by the coding sequence ATGTTCCATCCCAGACGCACACTCCGGGCCCTGCTGCCGCCGCTCGTGGCCGGGCTCGCACTCACCGCCCTGCCGGCCCCCACCGCCACCGCCGCGAGCACCCTCACCAACGGCGGCTTCGAGACCGGCGGTTCGGGCGCGGCCGTCCCGGCAGGCTGGTCCGAGTACGGCGACACCGCCGCCTCGTACACGGAGCCCGGTGGCCGCGACGGCGGTCACCGCCTGTCCCACTGGTCGTCCTCGGCCTACAAGGTGGAGACCTACCAGTACCTGTCGGGCCTGACCGACGGCGACTACCGGCTCACCGCCTGGGTCCGCTCCGGCGGCGGCCAGAACGCGGCCCACCTCGCCCTGAAGAACTGCGGCGGCGCCGAACAGCGCACCGACCTGCCGGTCTCCGACTCCGGATGGCTGCGGATCGTCGTGCCGGTCCGGGTCACCGGCGGCCGGTGCACGGTCAGCGTCACCAGCGACGCCAAGGCCGGCAACTGGCTCAACGTCGACGACCTCACCTTCACCCCGGGCACCTCGGGCCTGTCCGTCAAGGGCGCGGACATCTCCTCCCTGCCCAAGAGCGAGGCCAGGGGCGGGGTCTACCGCACCGCCTCCGGCACCGCGGGCGACCCGGTCGCGATCCTGAAGTCCGCCGGCATGAACTACGCCCGCCTCAAGGTCTGGGTCGACCCGGCCGACGGCTTCAACGACAAGGCGCGTGTGCTGGCCCTGGCCAAGCGGATCAAGGCGCAGGGCATGAAGCTGCTCGTGGACTTCCACTACTCCGACGCCTGGGCCGACCCGGGCAAGCAGAACAAGCCCGCCGCCTGGGCCGGACACGGCTACGGGCAGCTCAAGAAGGACGTCTACGACCACACCTACGACGTGCTCAGCGCCCTCAAGTCGCAGGGCACGACGGCCGACATGGTGCAGGTGGGCAACGAGATCAACGGCGGCATGCTCTGGAACGAGGGCTCCTCGGCCAACTGGCCCCAGCTCGCCGGACTGCTCAACTCCGGCTACGACGCCGTCAAGGCGGTCAGCCCCTCCACGGTCGCCGCGCTGCACCTCGCGGAGGGCGGTGACCTCGACGGCACCCGCTGGTGGTTCGACAACGCGGTCTCCCACGGGGTGAGGTTCGACGCCATCGGGCTGTCGTACTACGGCTACTGGCACGGCACGCTGCACGACTTCCAGACCACGCTGGACGACGCGGCCACCCGTTACGGCAAGCCCGTCTTCGTCGCCGAGACCGCCTACCCGTTCCGCCTGGACAGCGAGGACGGCCTCGAGAACATCATCGACCTCGACAGCGAACTCGTCCCCGGCTACCCGGCGTCCACCGCCGGTCAGACCCGCTGGATGAACGACGTGGCGAGCATCGTGGAGGCCGTCCCGAACGGGCGCGGCCTCGGCGTCTTCTACTGGGAGGCCACCTGGACCGCCCGCACCGGCAACGGCTGGGACCCGGCCGACCCGTCCTCCGGCAACGGCTGGGAGAACCAGGCGCTGTTCGGCTACGACGACCGCGCCCTGCCCGCGACGGCCTGGTTCCGCCACCGGTGA
- a CDS encoding helix-turn-helix domain-containing protein has protein sequence MLRIPLDRTRLRILAWLEEPDVAGRGLTADDVAARLGVPRPAAVTHLRLLTALGLLRAVPRDGCPHYRRDELRISDVAQMFEKGW, from the coding sequence ATGCTGAGGATCCCCCTCGACAGGACACGGCTGCGCATCCTGGCATGGCTGGAGGAACCGGACGTCGCCGGCCGCGGCCTCACCGCGGACGACGTCGCCGCACGGCTCGGCGTCCCCCGCCCGGCCGCCGTCACCCATCTGCGGCTGCTCACGGCCCTCGGCCTGCTGCGCGCCGTCCCCCGCGACGGCTGTCCGCACTACCGGCGCGACGAGCTCCGGATCTCCGATGTCGCGCAGATGTTCGAGAAGGGCTGGTAG
- the crcB gene encoding fluoride efflux transporter CrcB, whose amino-acid sequence MTAPETGGLRARPAFRAQAPVVAVVALGGAAGATARYAATLWWPTPPHGFPWTILWVNAVGCAVIGVFMVVVTEVRAAHPLVRPFFGTGVLGGFTTFSTYAVDTRNLLDGGHLASGLVHLAVTPCAALLAVWTAAAATRRVLIGRQP is encoded by the coding sequence GTGACAGCCCCGGAAACCGGAGGCCTCAGGGCCCGCCCCGCCTTCCGCGCCCAGGCACCCGTCGTCGCGGTGGTCGCGCTCGGCGGGGCAGCGGGGGCGACGGCCCGGTACGCGGCCACCCTCTGGTGGCCGACCCCGCCGCACGGATTCCCCTGGACGATCCTCTGGGTCAATGCCGTCGGCTGCGCCGTCATCGGGGTGTTCATGGTGGTCGTCACGGAGGTCCGCGCGGCCCACCCGCTGGTCCGCCCGTTCTTCGGCACCGGAGTGCTCGGCGGGTTCACCACCTTCTCGACCTACGCCGTCGACACACGGAACCTGCTCGACGGCGGCCACCTGGCCTCCGGCCTCGTCCATCTCGCGGTGACTCCCTGCGCGGCGCTCCTCGCCGTTTGGACGGCCGCCGCGGCGACCCGCCGAGTACTGATCGGGAGGCAGCCATGA
- a CDS encoding DUF190 domain-containing protein yields MTRLTGTVLRLTVYVGENDTWQHRPLYSEIVHRARAAGLAGASVFRGVEGFGASSVVHTSRLLSLSEDLPVAVVVVDTEERVRAFLPELDELVDEGLVLLDRCEVVRHAHREGPR; encoded by the coding sequence ATGACGCGGCTGACCGGCACCGTCCTCCGTCTGACCGTGTACGTCGGCGAGAACGACACCTGGCAGCACCGGCCCCTCTACTCGGAGATCGTCCACCGGGCCCGTGCCGCCGGGCTCGCGGGCGCCAGTGTCTTCCGCGGCGTCGAGGGCTTCGGCGCCTCCTCCGTCGTCCACACCTCCCGGCTGCTGTCCCTGAGCGAGGACCTCCCGGTGGCGGTCGTCGTGGTCGACACCGAGGAACGGGTACGGGCCTTCCTGCCGGAACTCGACGAACTCGTCGACGAAGGTCTGGTGCTGCTCGACCGCTGCGAGGTCGTCCGGCACGCGCACCGTGAGGGGCCGCGGTGA
- the crcB gene encoding fluoride efflux transporter CrcB, with protein MNWLYVVLGAMVGAPLRYLTDRAVQSRHDSVFPWGTFTVNVTGSLVLGLLTGAAAAGAAGSPLQLLIGTGLCGALTTYSTFSYETLRLAGTGARAYAALNVAASVAAGLGAAFAGAALAGAVWG; from the coding sequence GTGAACTGGCTGTACGTGGTGCTGGGCGCCATGGTCGGAGCACCGCTGCGCTACCTCACCGACCGCGCCGTCCAGTCCCGGCACGACTCGGTGTTCCCCTGGGGCACCTTCACGGTCAACGTCACCGGCAGCCTGGTCCTCGGCCTGCTCACCGGCGCGGCGGCGGCGGGCGCGGCGGGGTCCCCCCTCCAACTGCTGATCGGCACGGGCCTGTGCGGCGCCCTGACCACCTACTCCACCTTCTCCTACGAGACCCTCCGCCTGGCCGGGACCGGCGCCCGCGCCTACGCCGCCCTGAACGTGGCGGCGAGCGTGGCGGCCGGCCTGGGCGCGGCCTTCGCCGGCGCGGCCCTGGCCGGCGCGGTGTGGGGTTAG
- a CDS encoding fatty acid desaturase family protein: protein MANPTVLSDVPPPRERERGSDFAELSRRMAEAGLLRRRPLYYTVRFGAVGLALAGGVAAFLTLGDSWSQLIVAAVMALVFGQLGLAAHDLAHRQVFSRRRANETGGLVVANVLLGMSYGWWMNKHTRHHANPNHEKKDPDVAPDILVWSRRQAKQAKGPARFIGKHQAALFFPLLTLEGLNLSFSSFKALLGPSVKRPVLEGTLLVAHFAVYFGGLFLVLSPGRALAFLAVHQGLFGIYLGSVFAPNHKGMPMVEEGTELDFLRRQVLTSRNVDGGVFVDAFMGGLNYQIEHHLFPSMPTPALGRAQLITERYCAELGVPYCRTGLLASHRAALRHLREVGEPLRGGP, encoded by the coding sequence ATGGCCAATCCAACGGTACTCAGTGATGTCCCTCCCCCACGCGAGCGGGAAAGGGGAAGCGATTTCGCCGAATTGTCACGGCGTATGGCCGAGGCGGGTCTGCTGCGGCGCCGCCCGCTGTACTACACGGTGCGCTTCGGGGCGGTGGGCCTCGCGCTCGCGGGCGGTGTCGCCGCCTTCCTCACCCTGGGCGACAGCTGGAGCCAGCTGATCGTCGCCGCGGTCATGGCCCTGGTGTTCGGCCAGCTCGGACTGGCCGCGCACGATCTGGCCCACCGCCAGGTGTTCTCCCGGCGGCGCGCCAATGAGACGGGTGGACTGGTGGTGGCCAACGTGCTGCTGGGCATGAGCTACGGCTGGTGGATGAACAAGCACACCCGGCACCATGCGAACCCCAATCACGAGAAGAAGGACCCGGATGTCGCTCCCGACATCCTGGTGTGGTCACGGCGGCAGGCGAAACAGGCGAAAGGCCCCGCGCGTTTCATCGGAAAGCACCAGGCGGCCCTTTTCTTTCCGCTGCTCACCCTGGAGGGGCTGAATCTCAGTTTCAGCAGTTTCAAGGCCCTGCTGGGCCCTTCGGTGAAGCGGCCGGTGCTGGAGGGAACGCTTCTCGTCGCCCACTTCGCCGTTTATTTCGGCGGCCTGTTCCTGGTCCTCTCCCCCGGCCGGGCGCTCGCGTTCCTCGCGGTGCACCAGGGGCTGTTCGGCATCTACCTCGGCTCGGTCTTCGCCCCCAACCACAAGGGGATGCCGATGGTCGAGGAGGGCACCGAGCTGGACTTCCTGCGCCGCCAGGTCCTCACCTCCCGCAACGTCGACGGCGGGGTGTTCGTCGACGCGTTCATGGGCGGGCTGAACTACCAGATCGAGCACCATCTGTTCCCCAGCATGCCGACGCCGGCCCTGGGAAGGGCGCAGCTCATCACCGAGCGGTACTGCGCCGAGCTGGGCGTTCCGTACTGCCGGACCGGTCTGCTCGCCTCGCACCGTGCGGCGCTGCGCCACCTCAGGGAGGTCGGCGAGCCGCTGCGGGGCGGGCCCTAA
- a CDS encoding FadR/GntR family transcriptional regulator has product MNLSDSQTGGAGPRRVSATEAVLSHLRGAIERGAYAIGDKLPSEAELCRTLEVSRPVLREALRALQTMGLTVSRTGRGTFVVADAVEEPTFGDYAAGDLMEVRRHIEIPVAGYAARRRTPENLDRLNRLLDRMERETDTAAWAAMDTLFHLAVAEAAQNPVFRRVIEEIRDALARQSAFLNELGGRREQSDREHRAIVQALTDGSEHDATEAMTHHLDRVGTTLTDIVRRGRTNPTGAGT; this is encoded by the coding sequence GTGAACCTGTCAGACAGCCAGACAGGTGGCGCGGGACCGCGGCGCGTCAGCGCGACGGAAGCGGTGCTCTCCCACCTCCGCGGCGCCATAGAGCGCGGCGCGTACGCGATCGGCGACAAGCTCCCCTCCGAGGCCGAGCTCTGCCGCACCCTCGAGGTCTCCCGGCCCGTGCTGCGCGAGGCGCTGCGGGCCCTGCAGACCATGGGGCTGACCGTGTCCAGGACCGGCAGGGGCACCTTCGTCGTCGCCGACGCCGTCGAGGAGCCCACCTTCGGCGACTACGCGGCAGGCGATCTGATGGAGGTGCGCCGGCACATCGAGATCCCGGTCGCCGGGTACGCCGCCCGCCGCCGCACCCCGGAGAACCTGGACCGCCTGAACCGTCTGCTGGACCGGATGGAACGGGAGACCGACACCGCCGCCTGGGCCGCCATGGACACCCTGTTCCACCTCGCCGTGGCCGAGGCCGCCCAGAACCCCGTCTTCCGCCGCGTCATCGAGGAGATCCGGGACGCCCTCGCGCGCCAGTCCGCCTTCCTCAACGAACTCGGCGGCCGCCGCGAGCAGTCCGACCGCGAGCACCGGGCGATCGTCCAGGCGCTGACCGACGGCTCCGAGCACGACGCGACCGAGGCCATGACCCACCATCTCGACCGCGTCGGGACGACCCTCACCGACATCGTGCGCCGCGGGCGCACGAACCCCACCGGAGCCGGCACGTGA
- a CDS encoding asparaginase, giving the protein MHDSLPADAPLVRDPLHAPVAHLVRGGIVEGVHYGSVVVLGAGGEVRFRLGDTEAAFYPRSALKPVQAAAMVRAGLPLDGELLSLAAASHSGEERHLAGARRILELAGLTEDDLGNVPDLPLDPAVRDTWIREGRPPSRLAQNCSGKHAAMLYTARLNGWSLDDYLDPAHPLQRMIAETVEDLTGQRVATVTADGCGAPLFAVSLHGLARAAARITTAAPGTPEARVAFAMREHAEMASGSGRDVAALMRAVPGLLAKDGFEGVQVAALPDGRAVAVKIADGASRARIPVTAGALARAGVDPSPLAEFGGEVLLGGGRPVGEVRPVLALRPEPVPALL; this is encoded by the coding sequence ATGCACGACAGCCTCCCCGCGGACGCCCCCCTGGTCCGCGACCCCCTCCACGCCCCCGTCGCCCACCTGGTACGCGGCGGCATCGTCGAAGGCGTCCACTACGGCTCCGTCGTCGTCCTCGGCGCCGGCGGCGAGGTCCGGTTCCGGCTCGGCGACACCGAGGCCGCCTTCTACCCGCGCTCCGCGCTCAAGCCCGTCCAGGCCGCGGCGATGGTCCGCGCGGGACTCCCGCTCGACGGCGAGCTGCTGTCGCTCGCCGCGGCCAGCCACTCCGGCGAGGAACGCCACCTCGCCGGCGCCCGGCGCATCCTCGAACTCGCCGGGCTGACGGAGGACGACCTCGGCAACGTCCCGGACCTCCCCCTCGACCCGGCCGTCCGGGACACCTGGATACGCGAGGGCCGCCCGCCGTCCCGGCTCGCCCAGAACTGCTCCGGCAAGCACGCCGCCATGCTGTACACCGCCCGGCTCAACGGCTGGTCCCTCGACGACTACCTCGACCCCGCCCACCCGCTCCAGCGGATGATCGCCGAGACGGTCGAGGACCTCACCGGGCAGCGTGTCGCCACGGTCACCGCCGACGGCTGCGGCGCACCGCTGTTCGCGGTCTCGCTGCACGGCCTCGCACGCGCCGCCGCGCGGATCACCACCGCCGCGCCCGGCACCCCGGAGGCACGCGTGGCATTCGCGATGCGCGAGCACGCGGAGATGGCCTCCGGGTCCGGCCGGGACGTGGCCGCGCTGATGCGGGCGGTCCCGGGGCTGCTCGCCAAGGACGGCTTCGAGGGCGTGCAGGTGGCCGCGCTGCCGGACGGACGCGCCGTCGCCGTGAAGATCGCCGACGGGGCGAGCCGGGCGCGGATCCCCGTGACCGCGGGGGCGCTGGCGAGGGCGGGTGTCGATCCGTCACCGCTCGCGGAGTTCGGCGGAGAGGTGCTGCTCGGGGGCGGACGGCCGGTGGGGGAGGTCCGGCCGGTCCTCGCGCTGCGCCCGGAGCCCGTGCCCGCCCTGCTCTGA
- a CDS encoding D-alanyl-D-alanine carboxypeptidase family protein, protein MTIGFASRAAVSTCVLCTAGLLVLAPAAATAGADPGPDAAATASSPLHRPGTQVRPRPGAPEVPEVSALSWLVADARTGDVLAAHDAHRRLPPASTLKTLFALTVLPALPAGIRHRVSERELADIGPGSSLVGVAEDRAYRVSDLWNGVFLSSGNDAVRVLATLSGGWRVTAERMQAEARALGARDTRVKSPDGYDTPGQVSSAFDLAVFGRAGLRNAEFARYCARHEARFPARDGGSFGIVNTNRLLTGADGVEAYDGLVGIKNGYTSNAGNTLVAAARRDGHTLVVTVMNPQSGGGHAVYEEARSLLDWGFEATGRVDPVGSLDALRPGPLRGPEAEPAARRHHAPAHPPAWPVAAAALLGAAGVSLYLRLRWGPVPTD, encoded by the coding sequence ATGACTATCGGATTTGCTTCGCGGGCTGCCGTGTCCACCTGCGTGCTCTGCACGGCGGGTCTGCTGGTTCTGGCGCCCGCCGCGGCGACCGCGGGCGCGGACCCCGGGCCGGACGCCGCGGCCACGGCATCCTCCCCGCTGCACCGGCCCGGCACGCAGGTCCGCCCGCGTCCGGGAGCGCCCGAGGTCCCCGAGGTGTCCGCCCTGTCGTGGCTGGTCGCCGACGCCCGCACCGGTGACGTACTGGCGGCGCACGACGCGCACCGCCGGCTGCCGCCGGCCAGCACGCTCAAGACGCTGTTCGCGCTCACCGTGCTGCCCGCCCTGCCGGCCGGCATCCGGCACCGGGTCAGCGAGCGGGAGCTGGCGGACATCGGCCCCGGCAGCAGCCTGGTCGGGGTCGCCGAGGACCGCGCCTACCGGGTCTCCGACCTCTGGAACGGGGTCTTCCTCAGCTCCGGCAACGATGCCGTGCGGGTCCTCGCCACGCTCAGCGGCGGCTGGCGGGTGACGGCAGAGCGGATGCAGGCCGAGGCCCGCGCGCTGGGCGCCCGCGACACCCGGGTGAAGTCCCCCGACGGCTACGACACGCCGGGACAGGTCTCGTCGGCGTTCGACCTGGCGGTGTTCGGCCGGGCCGGGCTGCGCAACGCCGAGTTCGCGCGGTACTGCGCCCGGCACGAGGCGCGGTTCCCGGCCCGCGACGGCGGATCCTTCGGCATCGTGAACACCAACCGGCTGCTCACCGGCGCGGACGGCGTCGAAGCCTACGACGGTCTCGTCGGGATCAAGAACGGCTACACCAGCAACGCCGGCAACACGCTCGTGGCGGCCGCCCGCCGGGACGGCCACACCCTGGTGGTGACGGTGATGAACCCCCAGTCGGGTGGCGGCCACGCGGTCTACGAGGAGGCGCGCTCGCTGCTCGACTGGGGGTTCGAGGCGACCGGCCGGGTCGATCCGGTGGGCTCCCTGGACGCCCTGCGCCCAGGCCCCCTGCGCGGCCCGGAGGCGGAGCCGGCGGCACGCCGGCACCACGCACCCGCCCACCCGCCGGCCTGGCCCGTCGCCGCGGCCGCCCTGCTGGGCGCCGCCGGCGTGTCCCTGTATCTGCGCCTGCGCTGGGGACCGGTACCGACGGACTGA
- a CDS encoding nuclear transport factor 2 family protein: protein MRAFREAVEAHDLDAVVELLAEDVVFTSPVVFKPYTGRAITAAILRAVAEVFEDFRYVRGIGDPGGRDHALVFTARVGDRRIEGCDFLHVDDDGLIDELTVMVRPLSGAQALAAAMGARFEQIADAARAQENPA, encoded by the coding sequence ATGCGAGCATTCCGGGAGGCGGTGGAGGCCCACGACCTCGACGCCGTCGTCGAGCTGCTGGCCGAGGACGTCGTCTTCACCAGCCCGGTCGTGTTCAAGCCCTACACCGGCAGGGCGATCACCGCGGCGATCCTGCGTGCCGTCGCGGAGGTCTTCGAGGACTTCCGGTACGTGCGCGGGATCGGCGACCCCGGTGGCCGCGACCACGCGCTCGTCTTCACGGCGCGGGTGGGGGACCGCCGGATCGAGGGCTGCGACTTCCTCCATGTCGACGACGACGGCCTCATCGACGAACTGACCGTGATGGTCCGCCCGTTGTCGGGCGCGCAGGCGCTGGCGGCGGCCATGGGGGCGCGGTTCGAGCAGATCGCCGACGCGGCGCGGGCCCAGGAGAACCCCGCCTGA
- a CDS encoding class I SAM-dependent methyltransferase, whose protein sequence is MFSPEGPRLRELAVQALSSVEHGYDLLAPKFDHTPFRTPDSVLDATTEALRSSGPFDAGLDLCCGTGAGIDVLRQVCRGSVTGVDFSTGMLTVARERARPQGPAVGWVRADARALPFGPVFDLVVSFGAFGHFLPRELPGLFTQVHSVLRPGGRFVFPVVAPPRPGSLTYGMLLGFDAVMRVRNAVRRPPFVMYYRAVRFGDMGRELTRAGLRVELRALPEFGRRRDGSPRVRLVVATRPGAGRSAAGPVDA, encoded by the coding sequence ATGTTCAGCCCCGAAGGCCCCCGGCTGCGCGAACTCGCCGTCCAGGCTCTGTCGTCCGTGGAACACGGCTACGACCTGCTCGCGCCGAAGTTCGACCACACCCCCTTCCGCACGCCCGACTCGGTGCTCGACGCCACCACGGAGGCGCTGCGCTCCTCGGGCCCCTTCGACGCCGGGCTCGACCTGTGCTGCGGCACCGGAGCGGGCATCGACGTACTGAGGCAGGTGTGCCGGGGGAGCGTCACCGGAGTCGACTTCAGCACCGGCATGCTGACCGTCGCACGGGAACGCGCCCGCCCGCAGGGGCCGGCGGTCGGCTGGGTGCGGGCGGACGCGCGGGCGCTGCCGTTCGGCCCCGTCTTCGACCTCGTGGTCAGCTTCGGCGCGTTCGGCCACTTCCTGCCGCGTGAACTGCCGGGGCTGTTCACCCAGGTCCACTCGGTGCTGCGGCCGGGCGGACGGTTCGTCTTCCCGGTGGTCGCGCCGCCCCGGCCGGGCTCGCTCACCTACGGGATGCTGCTGGGCTTCGACGCCGTGATGCGGGTGCGCAACGCCGTCCGGCGCCCGCCGTTCGTCATGTACTACCGTGCCGTCCGCTTCGGCGACATGGGGCGGGAGCTGACCCGGGCCGGACTCCGGGTGGAGCTGCGGGCGTTGCCGGAGTTCGGCCGGCGCCGGGACGGCAGTCCGCGGGTCAGGCTGGTGGTCGCCACGCGCCCCGGGGCCGGCCGGAGCGCGGCCGGTCCCGTCGACGCGTAG